In Streptomyces paludis, the genomic stretch CAGCCGCGGCGGCCTCGTCCGCCTGCCCGACATGGGTCGCGGCCAGGGTGCCGTCGATAAGGACGGTGAGCTGGAACGCGAGGGTGCCGGGATCCGTGGCGCCGGCCTCGGCGGCCAGGCCGCGCACCCACTCGCGGACCGAGCGCTTGTGGTCGGCGGTGATGGTGTGCGGTGTGCTGCCCGGGGCGTACTCCGCCGCCGCGTTGATGAACGCGCAACCCAGGGTGGCATCCCGGGCCGCGCGCTCCAGCGCGACGAAGAGGCCGAAGAGCTGCTCGCGCGGATCGTCCCCGGCCGCGAGCGCGGCCGAGCGCAGCAGGCGCCGCCAGCGGTCGTCCATGCGGCGCAGATACGCGGCGACCACGTCGTCCTTGCTGGGGAACTGCTTGTAGAGCGTGGCCTTGGCCACTCCCGACTCCGCGATCAGCCGGTCCACCCCCACGGCGTGGATGCCATGGGTGTAGAACAGCTCGCAGGCGGTGTCGAGTATGCGGTCCCGGGCCGGGGGTCGCTTGGGAGCGGTGCTCATGCGGTATAGGCTAACAGACAGGTCTGTCTACTGTGAATGGCCGCTTCCGGTCCCGACCGGGAGAGCCGAGAAAAGGAACCGTCCATGGACGAGCAGGGCGAGCACTTCGACGTCGTGGTACTCGGCGCGGGCCCCGGTGGCTATGTCGCCGCCATTCGCGCCGCCCAGCTGGGCAAACGCGTCGCGGTGGTGGAGGAGCGGTACTGGGGCGGCGTCTGTCTGAACGTGGGCTGCATCCCCACCAAGGCCCTGCTGCGCAACGCCGAACTGGCGCACATCTTCACACGCGAGGCGAAGACGTTCGGCATCAAGGTCGACGGGCAGATCTCCTTCGACTACGGGGAGGCGTTCCGCCGCAGCCGGAAGGTCGCGGACGGCCGGGTCAAGGGCGTCCACTACCTGATGAAGAAGAACGGGATCACGGAGATCAACGGCCGCGGGACCTTCCTCGACCCGCACACCCTCCAGGTGGCGGACTACGACGGCAACACCCGCACCGTCGGCTTCGACCACTGCGTCATCGCCACCGGTGCGACTCCCAAGCTGCTGCCCGGTACCCGCCGCACCTCCCGGGTGGTCACGTTCGAGGAGCAGATCCTCTCCGACGACCTGCCGGACTCCCTGGTGATCGCAGGCGCCGGGGCCATCGGCGTCGAGTTCGCGTACGTCCTGCACAACTACGGGGTGAAGGTCACCATCGTCGAGTTCCTCGACCGCGTCGCCCCGCTGGAGGACGCCGAGGTCTCCGCCGAACTGGCCAAGCAGTACCGGAGACTCGGCATCGACGTCCTCACCTCGACCCGCGTCGAGTCCATCGACGAGTCCGGCCCGCGGGTGCGCGTCACCGTCACCGGCAAGGACGGCGCGCAGCGGGTCCTGGAGGCCGACAAGGTGCTCCAGGCGATCGGCTTCGCCCCGAACGTCACCGGTTACGGCCTGGAGAACACCGGTGTGCGCGTCACCGAGCGCGGCGCCATCGACGTCGACGGCCGCTGCCGTACGTCCGTACCGCACCTCTACGCCATCGGCGATGTCACCGCGAAGCTGATGCTCGCGCACGCCGCCGAGGCGATGGGGGTGATCGCCGCCGAGACGATCGCGGACGCCGAGACGATGGAGCTGGACTACGCGATGATCCCGCGCGCCACCTTCTGCCAGCCGCAGATCGCCAGCTTCGGCTACACCGAGGCACAGGCGAAGGAGCGGGGGTACGACGTCCGCGTCGCGAAGTTCCCGTTCACCGCGAACGCCAAGGCCCACGGCCTGGGCGACGCGACCGGCTTCGTGAAGCTGATCAGCGACGCGGAGCACGGCGAGATCGTCGGCGCCCATCTCATCGGCCCGGACGTCACCGAACTGCTTCCCGAACTGACGCTCGCCCAGCAGTGGGACCTCACGGTCCACGAGGTCGCGCGCAATGTCCATGCCCACCCCACCCTGGGCGAGGCGGTCAAGGAGGCCGTCCACGGCCTCGCGGGCCACATGATCAACATGTAGCGGGGCCGCGGGCCTCGCCGTGTGTCGCGAGGCTCGCGGCCGGTTTCTGCGGTGTCAGGCCACCGGCGCGGACGGCCGGTCGACGACGCCGGGGTCGCCTCCCTGGATGCCGCCCAGGGAGGCGGCGATCGCCTCGTGGGGAACTCCGAGCGGTATCGCGCTGACGTCCGACAGCCGGGCGAACTGCTCGGGAGACAGCTGGACGTCGAGCGCGCCGAGGTAGCTGTCGAGCTGGGCGAGACCGCGCGGCCCGATGATCGGGACGAGCGGGGTCGTGGACCGGGCGGCGCGCTCCCGTACCCAGGCCACCGCCACCTGCGCGGGCGTCGCGCCGCTCTCCTCGGCGACGGCCAGCACGGCGTCGACGACGGAGGTCTTCTGGTCGGTGCTCTCCGTGTGGATGACCGCCCCCAGGTCGCTCAGCCGCCCCTCGGTGCCGCGCCGGTACTTGCCCGTCAGCAGCCCGCCGCCGAGCGGGGACCACAGGGCGGCGCCCAGTCCGAGGCTCTCGGCCATCGGCAGCAGTTCGCGGTCGGCGGACCGCTCGACCAGGCTGTACTCGTTCTGGATGCCCACGACGGGCGCCCAGTTCCTCAGCTCCGCGAGGGCCACGGCCCGGGAGACCCGCCAGGCGGGGAAGTTGGACAGCCCGATGTGGTGGATCTTGCCGGAGCTGACGAGGTCGTCCAGTCCGCGCAGAATCTCCTCGATGGGGGTCAGCTCGTCGGGGAAGTGCACCCAGAGCAGATCGATGGAGTCGGTGCCCAGGCGCTTCAGGCTGGCCTCCACCGAAGTCACCATGTTCTTGCGGCTGTTGCCCGTCCTGGAGATGCTCGGCTGCGGCGCGGCACCGAGGGTGAACTTGGTGGCCAGGACGAAGTGGTCGCGGTCGGCGGCGATGAACTTGCCCGTCAGCTCCTCCGACTCGCCGAACTGGTAGGCGTCGGCGGTGTCGAGGAAGGTGCCGCCCGCTTCGGCGAACCGGTCGAAGATACGGCGCGCCTCGTCCGGCTCGGCACCGGCGCCCCAGCCGGTGCCGAAGTTCGCCGTGCCGAGCGCGTACTCGGACACCCGCAGTCCGGTCAGGTGCCCGAAGGTCGTGTAACGCATCGGAGGTCCTTTCTCCAGGAGATCGATAACGGGGTAAGGGGAAGAAGTGAGGGGGACGCTCAGACCGTGATCGGCGACGTGGTCAGGCTCTGCTTGACGTACCGGGTGGTCTCGTCGGCGAGGATCTCGGGCAGGCCCGTCTCGATGCCGTGCAGCGCCTGCGCGGCGACCTCCGCGGGGTCGGCCTTCTGGTCGGCGGGCGCTTCCGCGGCCATGTCGGTGTCCATGTAGCCGACGTGCAGCGCCGAGACGGCGATACCGCGGGGCGCCAGCTCCTCCCGGGTCGCGTCGGTCAGCGCCCATGCGGCGGCCTTGGCGGCGGCGTACGAGCCGAGGCCGGCGGGGTGCAGCCAGGACAGGACGGACAGGATGTTGAGCACGGCGCCGCCGCCGTTGCCCTCGATGACGGGGGCGAAGGCCCGTGTCACGTGGAGCGGACCGAAGTAGTTCGTCTCCATCTCCTGGCGCACCGCGTCCAGGCCGCCCGCGATCAGCGGTGTGAAGGTGGAGATGCCCGCGTTGTTCACCAGCAGTGTCGCGTCGGACGCGGTGTGTGCCGCGGCCCGGATCGACTCCTCGTCCGTCACGTCGAGCAGCAGCGGTACGACGCCCGGTATGTCGACCGTCTCGGGCCGGCGGGCCGTCGCGTAGACCTTCGCGCCGCGCTCCACGAGCTGGGCGGCCAGATGGCGTCCGAGCCCCCGGTTGGCACCGGTGACCACCGCGACCGCGTCCTTCAGTTCCATGTCCACTCCCAGCGTCGGGGCGGGGCGCCCGGTGGAGCCCCGGCCTATTAGATTACGAACACAATCTAAACCCTGGTCTACGATAGATGTCAAACGCAATCAATCGGGAGGTGGCCATGGGCCGCGTATCGCAGGCGCAGGCCGAGGAGAACCGCCGGCGGGTCGTGCACACCGCCTCCCGGCTGTTCCGGGAGCAGGGCACCCAGGTCAGCGTCGCCGACCTCATGAAGGCCGCCGGTCTGACCCATGGCGGCTTCTACAAGCAGTTCGCCTCCAAGGAGGCGCTCGTCGACGAGGCCACCGCCCACGCCTTCGGCGAGTTCGGCCGGCTCTACCAGGACGGACTGGCGCGGCACGCCGGGCAGCGGGACGCGGCCCAGCAGGCGCTGATCGGTACCTATCTCTCCGTCCAGCACCGCGACAGCGCGGCGGACGGCTGTCCCGTCGCCGGGCTCGTCACCGACATGGCGCGCGAACCCGGAGAGGGCGACGCCCGCCGTACGTACACGGAAGGAGTGGGCGAATTCGCCGAGTGGCTGGCCACCGAGGACCAGGACGGAATCGCCCGGCTCTGCACGATGCTCGGCGCGCTCGTCCTGTCCCGGGCGACCAAGGGCTCCCCGCTCTCCGAGGAGATCCTCGACGCGGCGCGCGAGGCATTGACGGAATCAGGCTGACCGGGCTCTGCTGTGTTCGCCTCAACTCCCTGACGAGCGAGGCGAACCGAGAGAGAAGGAAGGCCGTTCCCGATGACCAGTCAGCCCTTCGTGCGTCCGTACCGCGCGACGGACCAGCAGGACATGTACGACATCTGTATACGCACGGGTGAAGAGGGCGGCGACGCGCGCCACTTGTACGAGGACCACGGGCTGCTGCCCAGCGTCTTCGCCGGTCCGTATGCGGCACTCGAACCCGATCTGGCCTTTGTCGTCGACGACGGTGCCGGCCGGCCCGTCGGCTATATCGTCGGGACCGCGGACACCGGACTGTTCGTGGAACGCTTCCGTACGGAGTGGCTGCCCACCGTCGCGGAGCGCTATCCGGCCCCGGCCGGGCCGCCGAGCACCCCGGCCGACATCATGGCCGTACTCCTGCACAGCCCCGAACGCATGCTGGTGCCCGAGCTGGCCCCGTACCCCGCCCATCTCCACATCGATCTGCTGCCCGGACACCAGCGCGCCGGATTCGGGCGCGCGTTGATGGCGCGGTTCCTCGACGCGCTCGCCGGCAAGGGCGTCCCCGCCGTCCATCTGGGGATGGTCACGGCCAACACCCCGGCCAGGGCGTTCTACGACCGGGTGGGCTTCGAGGTGATCCCGGTGCGTGACCCGGGCCCCCTGACCTATCTCGGGCGCGCCACCACGGGCACCGTGTGAGGCACGGGCGCCCGGGCCGATGACTGCGGGGCGGACCTCGCGCCGCCCCGCTTCTCCGGCACACCACGGCCCGCCCGAGCGGCCCGCCCTGCGTCCCAGGGCGGTTGTTGCGGCTTCGTGAAATGAGTCCGTCAGGGCTTGGAGATCCCCGGAGGCAGCTGCATACAGTTGCATACACCGCGCGTCATGACGTCGGCGTCCTCCCCTCCCGCCGCCTCATTTCCCGCCTTCCTCCTACGCCTTGGAGACGTGCCACCGTGGAAGAGATCACCTACGAAGACCCGGCTGTCGCCGGGGGAATCGCGGCCATCCGCGCCGGTTCCCCGTTCGTCTACGGCCTCACCAACTACGTCGCCGCCAACCTCAGCGCCAATGTGCTGCTCGCCGTCGGCGCGGGCCCCGCCATCGGCGCCGCGGCCGACTTCCCCACCGTCTTCCCGGCGGGCGCCGGTGCCGTGTGGATCAACACGGCCGCGCTCATCAGCAACCCCGCCGAACCGGTGACCGCGGCGGCCCGCGCGGCCCGGGCGGCGGGGACCCGGTGGGTGCTGGACCCGGTGGCGGTGGGCGCGGGAGCCGTCGAGTACGACGCGTTCGTCGCCTCCCTCCTCGACCACCGCCCCACCGTCATCCGCGGCAACGCCAGCGAACTGACCGCCCTCGCGGGCGGTGACAGCACCGGCAGGGGAGTGGAGACCACCCTCTCCTCCGCGGACGCCGTCGGCGCCGCCGAGGAGCTGGCCCGGCGTACCGGCGCCGTCGTCGCCGTCAGCGGCCCCACCGACTACCTCACCGACGGCACCCGTACGGTCGCCGTGCCCGGCGGTGATGTCCGGCTGACCCAGGTGACCGGCGCCGGATGCAGCCTCGGGGCGCTGATCGCGGGCGCGCTCGCCGTCGTGCCGGACGCGCTGACCGCCACCGCGGTCGCGCACGCCGCGTACGCCGTCGCCGCCGAACGGGCCGGCGCCCGGACCACCGGTACCGGCTCCTTCGCCGTCGCCCTGGTCGACGAGCTGTCCCTGCTCGCGGTCTGACCCGGCCCACCGCCGGCACACCGGATCACACCGCACGCACCGGGTCACACAGCACCGGATCACACCGCACGCACCGGGTCACACAGCACCGGATCACACCGCACGCACCGGGTCACACAGCACCGGATCAGACGGCACCATCCCTTCCCGGGAGCACCTCTTGACGACCGACACACCGCACACCGACACACCGCACACCGACACACCTGACGCCGACGCACCACACACCGACACACCGCACACCGGCGATCCGCACCCCGCGCCCCGGCTGCACCTCGCGGCCTTCCTCAACGCGGGCCCCCAGGGGACCTCCGGCTGGCGTCATCCCGACGCCGGTGACGGCTTCCTCACGGCCGCCCACTACACCCGTATCGCCCGGGTCCTGGAGGACGCCGGCTTCGACATGGCGTTCGTCCCCGACTCACTGGCCGTGCCCCGCAGCCTCGGCGACTCCTTCGACCCCGCGGTCACCTGGGGTACGGGCACCCCGCGCCTGGACCCGCTGCCGGTCATCACCCTGATGGCCGCCGCGACGGAGCACCTCGGTGTCGCCGCCACCGTGTCCACCGGCTACCAGGAGCCGTTCCACGTCGCCCGCGGCATGGCCACCCTGGACCATCTCGTCGGCGGCCGGGCCGGCTGGAACGTGGTCACCAGCTTCCAGGACGCGGAGGCCCAGAACTTCGGCCAGGACAGACTGCCCGACCGGCAGGCCCGCTACGACCGGGCGGAGGAGTTCCTGGAGGTCACCGCCCAGCTCTGGGACAGCTGGGCGGACGACGCGGTCGTGGCCGACAAGGAGAGCGGTGTCTACGGCCGGCCCGAGCGGGTGCGCGCCGTCGAGCACCGGGGCGAACGCTTCGCCGTACGGGGGCCGTTGAGCGTGCCCCGGCCGCCCCAGGGCTATCCGGTGATCATCCAGGCCGGCGCCTCCCCGGCCGGCCGGGACTTCGCTGCCCGCTGGGCGGACGTCGTTTTCTGTAGTCACGAGTCGCTGGAGT encodes the following:
- a CDS encoding TetR/AcrR family transcriptional regulator; protein product: MSTAPKRPPARDRILDTACELFYTHGIHAVGVDRLIAESGVAKATLYKQFPSKDDVVAAYLRRMDDRWRRLLRSAALAAGDDPREQLFGLFVALERAARDATLGCAFINAAAEYAPGSTPHTITADHKRSVREWVRGLAAEAGATDPGTLAFQLTVLIDGTLAATHVGQADEAAAAAKRAARALIDAACPAPA
- the lpdA gene encoding dihydrolipoyl dehydrogenase, whose translation is MDEQGEHFDVVVLGAGPGGYVAAIRAAQLGKRVAVVEERYWGGVCLNVGCIPTKALLRNAELAHIFTREAKTFGIKVDGQISFDYGEAFRRSRKVADGRVKGVHYLMKKNGITEINGRGTFLDPHTLQVADYDGNTRTVGFDHCVIATGATPKLLPGTRRTSRVVTFEEQILSDDLPDSLVIAGAGAIGVEFAYVLHNYGVKVTIVEFLDRVAPLEDAEVSAELAKQYRRLGIDVLTSTRVESIDESGPRVRVTVTGKDGAQRVLEADKVLQAIGFAPNVTGYGLENTGVRVTERGAIDVDGRCRTSVPHLYAIGDVTAKLMLAHAAEAMGVIAAETIADAETMELDYAMIPRATFCQPQIASFGYTEAQAKERGYDVRVAKFPFTANAKAHGLGDATGFVKLISDAEHGEIVGAHLIGPDVTELLPELTLAQQWDLTVHEVARNVHAHPTLGEAVKEAVHGLAGHMINM
- a CDS encoding aldo/keto reductase — encoded protein: MRYTTFGHLTGLRVSEYALGTANFGTGWGAGAEPDEARRIFDRFAEAGGTFLDTADAYQFGESEELTGKFIAADRDHFVLATKFTLGAAPQPSISRTGNSRKNMVTSVEASLKRLGTDSIDLLWVHFPDELTPIEEILRGLDDLVSSGKIHHIGLSNFPAWRVSRAVALAELRNWAPVVGIQNEYSLVERSADRELLPMAESLGLGAALWSPLGGGLLTGKYRRGTEGRLSDLGAVIHTESTDQKTSVVDAVLAVAEESGATPAQVAVAWVRERAARSTTPLVPIIGPRGLAQLDSYLGALDVQLSPEQFARLSDVSAIPLGVPHEAIAASLGGIQGGDPGVVDRPSAPVA
- a CDS encoding SDR family oxidoreductase, producing MELKDAVAVVTGANRGLGRHLAAQLVERGAKVYATARRPETVDIPGVVPLLLDVTDEESIRAAAHTASDATLLVNNAGISTFTPLIAGGLDAVRQEMETNYFGPLHVTRAFAPVIEGNGGGAVLNILSVLSWLHPAGLGSYAAAKAAAWALTDATREELAPRGIAVSALHVGYMDTDMAAEAPADQKADPAEVAAQALHGIETGLPEILADETTRYVKQSLTTSPITV
- a CDS encoding TetR/AcrR family transcriptional regulator, which encodes MGRVSQAQAEENRRRVVHTASRLFREQGTQVSVADLMKAAGLTHGGFYKQFASKEALVDEATAHAFGEFGRLYQDGLARHAGQRDAAQQALIGTYLSVQHRDSAADGCPVAGLVTDMAREPGEGDARRTYTEGVGEFAEWLATEDQDGIARLCTMLGALVLSRATKGSPLSEEILDAAREALTESG
- a CDS encoding GNAT family N-acetyltransferase: MTSQPFVRPYRATDQQDMYDICIRTGEEGGDARHLYEDHGLLPSVFAGPYAALEPDLAFVVDDGAGRPVGYIVGTADTGLFVERFRTEWLPTVAERYPAPAGPPSTPADIMAVLLHSPERMLVPELAPYPAHLHIDLLPGHQRAGFGRALMARFLDALAGKGVPAVHLGMVTANTPARAFYDRVGFEVIPVRDPGPLTYLGRATTGTV
- a CDS encoding hydroxyethylthiazole kinase, with product MEEITYEDPAVAGGIAAIRAGSPFVYGLTNYVAANLSANVLLAVGAGPAIGAAADFPTVFPAGAGAVWINTAALISNPAEPVTAAARAARAAGTRWVLDPVAVGAGAVEYDAFVASLLDHRPTVIRGNASELTALAGGDSTGRGVETTLSSADAVGAAEELARRTGAVVAVSGPTDYLTDGTRTVAVPGGDVRLTQVTGAGCSLGALIAGALAVVPDALTATAVAHAAYAVAAERAGARTTGTGSFAVALVDELSLLAV
- a CDS encoding LLM class flavin-dependent oxidoreductase, with translation MTTDTPHTDTPHTDTPDADAPHTDTPHTGDPHPAPRLHLAAFLNAGPQGTSGWRHPDAGDGFLTAAHYTRIARVLEDAGFDMAFVPDSLAVPRSLGDSFDPAVTWGTGTPRLDPLPVITLMAAATEHLGVAATVSTGYQEPFHVARGMATLDHLVGGRAGWNVVTSFQDAEAQNFGQDRLPDRQARYDRAEEFLEVTAQLWDSWADDAVVADKESGVYGRPERVRAVEHRGERFAVRGPLSVPRPPQGYPVIIQAGASPAGRDFAARWADVVFCSHESLESAVAFATDLRARAAAHGRDPGQLKVLPAATPVVGTDVKDALAKHEAFAELVHPEAGLSRLAYHVNVDLTRYDLDGPLPSLAEVGVEGHYREVVEFAEREKLSVREIGRWYGARTEGGMIGSAADIADTMEQWLDAGAADGFMIQATHVPAAFEEFADHVVPELRRRGLVRTAYTGGTLRDNLGLARPARGEWHHRARSAAGDRT